Within Desulfocurvus vexinensis DSM 17965, the genomic segment GCTGTACGAACCGAGCAACATCATCGGCAAGGCCGAAAAGGACCTCTACAACACCGAGAAGTTCACGGGCAAGTCCCAGCTCGACAAGGAGGACTTCCTGACGCTGCTCGTGGTCCAGCTCCAGAACCAGGACCCCCTGAACCCCATGGACGACAAGCAGTTCACCTCCGAGCTGGCGCAGTTCTCCAGCCTGGAGCAGCTCACGCAGATCAACCAGGGCGTGGCCTCCCTGGGCGAGACCACGGCCCACCAGGAGATGGTCAACGCCGCTTCCTACATCGGCAAGACCATCCGCGCCGTGGGCGACAACCTGAGCATCCACGCCGACGGCTCGGTGAGCACCATGTACTACAAGCTCGCCGACAAGGCCGAGAAGGTCTACATGAACATTTTCGACCGGAACGGCAACATCGTGCGCACCGTGGAGCTGGGCGCCCAGGCCGCCGGCGAGCACGAATTCCAGTGGGACGGCAAGGACTGGAAGGGCAAGGCCCTGCCCGAGGGCGTCTACTACCTGGCCATGGCCGCCGAGGGCGAGGACGGCTCGGCCATCCTCACCCAGACCGAGGTGGCCGGTATGGTCAGCGCCGTGCAGTACTCCGGAGGTTACACCTACCTGCGGATGACCGACGGGCGCACGGTGGCCTTCCAGTACGTCAAGGAAGTTGTGGGCACCCAGGCCGCTCCGGGCGGCGAGAATACCGGCGGCTCGGGCGACACCGGCGGCGAGAGCGCCGACTAGCGGAGTTTTCATGGCCGCGCCCCGGGCGAAGGGGCGCGCGCAGGCAAGAGCACCCACGGCGGCCCGGGCGAAGGGCCCGCCGGTCAGGCAACGGCAGAAGTCAGGATACAGGAGGTTCGGTTATGGGTCTTTCAGCTTCCA encodes:
- a CDS encoding flagellar hook assembly protein FlgD, which gives rise to MQLYEPSNIIGKAEKDLYNTEKFTGKSQLDKEDFLTLLVVQLQNQDPLNPMDDKQFTSELAQFSSLEQLTQINQGVASLGETTAHQEMVNAASYIGKTIRAVGDNLSIHADGSVSTMYYKLADKAEKVYMNIFDRNGNIVRTVELGAQAAGEHEFQWDGKDWKGKALPEGVYYLAMAAEGEDGSAILTQTEVAGMVSAVQYSGGYTYLRMTDGRTVAFQYVKEVVGTQAAPGGENTGGSGDTGGESAD